A genomic window from Quercus lobata isolate SW786 chromosome 10, ValleyOak3.0 Primary Assembly, whole genome shotgun sequence includes:
- the LOC115965079 gene encoding uncharacterized protein LOC115965079, with protein MIHTDHESLKHLKGQHKLNKRHARWMEFIEMFLYVIRYKQGKENVVIDALSRRYALLSTLDAKLLGFEHIKELYAEDHEFCEEYRACEKIASGKFFNLNGFLFQENKLCVPNCSMRELLVQESHGGGLMGHFGVAKTLAILQ; from the coding sequence ATGATTCACACCGATCATGAGTCCTTGAAACACTTGAAGGGCCAACACAAGCTAAACAAAAGGCATGCGCGATGGATGGAATTCATAGAGATGTTTCTATACGTCATTCGGTACAAGCAAGGTAAGGAGAATGTAGTCATCGATGCACTTTCCCGCAGGTATGCCTTACTCTCCACACTTGATGCAAAATTGCTTGGTTTTGAACACATTAAAGAATTATATGCTGAAGACCATGAATTTTGTGAGGAATATCGAGCTTGTGAGAAAATCGCCTCTGGTAAGTTCTTTAACCTTAATGGATTCctatttcaagaaaataagTTATGCGTGCCTAATTGTTCTATGAGAGAGTTATTAGTGCAGGAATCACATGGTGGGGGATTAATGGGACATT